DNA from Verrucomicrobiaceae bacterium:
CGCGATGCGCTGGCTCGGCAGGCTCTGGAGATCGAGACGCGTGCGGCCCTGCTGGACAAGCAACTGGCCGAGATGGAGCAAAAACTCCAGCAGCAGGAGAATGAGACTCTGCGGGGCCAGCTAGATGCGCTGAAGCAGCAGAACGACTCGCTGCGCACGCAGGCGGATACGGCTCGTCGTCAGAGTGAGAGCCTGAGCAGCCGCCTGGCGGCGCAGGTGCCCGTGAGTCCCATCGCGGCTACTCCGTCTAGCACGGCACCGCGTGATACGGCGGTGTTTTACGACAGCCTGGCACCGTATGGGCGCTGGATCGATGTGCGGGGGCATGGGCGGTGCTTTCAGCCACGGTTGGCCCGCTCACGCACCTGGCGGCCCTATTTGGACGGACGCTGGGTGTGGAGCACCTACGGCTGGACTTGGCAGACGAATGAGCCCTTTGGCTGGGCGACGTATCACTATGGGCGCTGGCTCCAGCTAGTCACCTACGGCTGGGTGTGGGTGCCGGGCTCGCAGTGGGCCCCGGCGTGGGTGGCGTGGCGGCAGAGCACGGACTGCGTGGGCTGGGCTCCCCTGCCACCCGAGCCGAGCCTGACGTACGCCTCTGTGCGGCGTGATTGCGACACACGCTACCGCTTGGGGCCAGCTAGCTACACCTTCATCCGCAGCACGCATTTCACCCAGCCTAGCTACTCCACCTGCTACCAGCCACTGAGCTACAACACCACGATCTTTAAAAACACGGTGAACATCACCCAGATCGTCTCCGCAGGTGGTCATGGCACGGTGAATGTCTTTTCGCATCTCGGAGGCCCGCCCCGCGTGCAGATCGAGCAGATTTGCCACCAAAGAGTGCCGGAGGTCCAGATCCCCACGCTCAGGCCGGATCAGATCGTCGCGGCACGTCCAGATCGCCGCCTAGGGCAGCCCCAGACGCCTGCGATCATCGAGCTCCCGGCCATCCAGCCCGGCACCTTGCCCGTAGCGCCACCGAAGGCGGCCGAAGTCATCGAAAAACCCGTCGTGGCAGATGCCTTCGCCGGAGCGAGCAGTGCGCAGCGGCAGGAAATCCAGCAAGCCATCCTGGAGGATCAAAATCGTGTCCTCATGGCCGATACGCCACGCCCGCCGCCTGCCGCACCTTTGACCATCGCGACGGTGCCCACCACCGCACCCGTCCAGCCCACGGTCGATCCATCCTCCACGGTGGTCCATGTCAGCACGGAGACCGTGCTGCCCGCTGAGTTGCCCGCGACGGCACCGCTCGTCATTCCCACAGCACAGCCACCGAGCCTCCCCAGCACTCCGACGGACACTGCTACCGCAGTCGTCGTCCCCTCTGCACAGGCTCCCGCCACTCTGGAGCTGCCCACAGCGGTTCCCACTGCCCCAGCGATGCCTGTGCTCACCGCAGAGCCCGCCATACCTGCCGAATCCCAGCCCTTAGCTACTCTCGCTACAGCCATTCCGGCACCTGCTGCTGCTGCTCCGGTTCCTACACCAGATGCCCTCTCTGGGGCCTCCGCACCTGCACCGGCCATGATCCCCGCAGCACCGGTCGTACTCACCGAGCCTGCAGCTCCTACTGTGGCCACCCCTGCTGCCCTGCCCGCCGCATTACCCGCCGCATTGCCAGAGCTCCCAGCACCCGTCGTCCCAGCCGAGTCCATAGCGCCTGCGCCTGCTCCCATCATGGCGCAGGAAGCTGCCCCCGCACCCGAAGCCGCACCCGCGCAGCCCCCAGCTCCCCAAGAGCCGCCTGCGGTCATCCAGCCCCCTGCCCCGTCTGCGGAAGCCCTCAGCGCCCAACAAGCCGCCGCCGAGGAGCAAGCCCGCAAAGTCGCCGAGGAATCCGCCCGCCAGGCCCAAACTCAAGCCCAGGAGCAAGCCATGCAGCAGCAACAACAGCAGCAGCAGCAGCAAATGCAGGCCCAAGCCGCCGCCGCCGCTCAACAAGAAGCCACCGCCCGCCAACAAGCCGAAGAAGCGCAGCGCCAAGCCCAGATGGAGGGGCAACGTCAGGCCCAAATGGAAGCCCAACGCCAAGCCGAAGAACAAGCCCGCCGTGCCGCGAAGAAGCGCAACGCCAAGCCCAGATGGAAGCCCAACGCCAAGCCGAAGAACAAGCCCGCCGCGCTGCCGAAGAAGCCCAACGTCAGGCTCAAATGGAAGCGCAGCGCCAAGCCGAAGAGCAAGCCCGCCGTGCTGCGGAAGAAGCCCAACGCCAAGCTCAGATGGAAGCGCAACGTGCTGCCGAGGAGGCCGCTCGCCGCGCTGCTGAAGAAGCGGCCAGGAAGCCCGATGCGCCGCAGTGAGCGCCGACCTCACCCATCCGCCAGCATCGCACGCAGGCCGGCGAAGAAGTTGGTGTTCTCCTCCACGGTGACGGTTTCTTTCATGTGGCGGCTGTAGTCCATCTCGTGGACGAATTTCCGGTCCAGCTCCAAAAGGAAGGGGCTGGGTGCGGAGGACTGTTTTTGGCCCCATTTGAACCGGGTGCGGGTGAAGCTGATGGTGAGCCGCTGCTTCGCACGCGTGATGCCGACGTAAAAGAGCCGCCGCTCTTCATCCACGCGGCCTTCCTCGAAGCTGCGGCGATGCGGCAGGATGCCCTGCTCGATGCCGGGGAGATACACGATGGGGAACTCTAGCCCCTTGGAGGCATGCAGGGTGATCAAGCACACGCCTTTTTTCTTTTCGATGTCGTCTTTGTCCTCACGCTCGTCATTGAGGCTGATTTGATCGAGATAGCCCGTGAGGCCGTCTTGGCGGTTTTCTTCGTCGTAGGCGTGCATGGTCTTCACCAGCTCCACGACGCCGGTTTCCCAGCGGATGTTGTCCTCGGGGTTTTTGGCACCTTTTTTCAGCCAGGGGAGGTACTGGGTCTCTACGAGCAGCATGTCGGCCATCTGGCCGATGGAGGTGCCGGGGGTGTTCGCGGCGCCGTGGTATTTGTTGATGAGGGTGATGAAGCCGCGCACGGCGAGGCGTGCCTTTTCCGGAATCTGGCGCTGCCAATCAGGGTCGCAGAGGGCTACCCACACGCTGTGGTGCTTTTCCACGCTGCGCTCACGGGCCAGATCGGCGATGGATGGGGTGATGCCGCGTGCGGGCACATTGATGATGCGCAGCAGGTCGATGTCCGAGTGCGGATTGGCGATGACCTTCATGTAGGCGATGATGTCCTTCACCTCGCGGCGGTCGAAGAAGCTGCGGGCTCCGACCACGCGGTAGGGGATTTTGCGGCCTCGGAAGGCCTGCTCCAGCACGCGGGACTGGTCATTGGTGCGGAAGAGCACGGCGAAGTCCTCCCACTCGCGCTTTTCGGCGAAGTGGATGCTTTCGACTTCCTTGGCCACCATGTCGGACTCTTCTTTTTCGTCGTTGGTGATGACGATGCGGACGGGATCACCTTTGTCATTGCGGCTCCAGAGGCTCTTCGGGCGGCGGCCGGCGTTGTTTTTGATCAAACTGTTCGCGGTATGCAGGATGGGGGTGGTGCTGCGGTAGTTCTCCTCCAGCTTCACCACGTGCGGATTGGGGAAGAAGTTCTCAAACTGCGTGATGTTCGTGATCTCGGCACCGCGCCAGCCGTAGATGCTCTGATCATCATCACCGACGACGCAGACGTGGTAAGGCGCAGGCACCAGGGCCTTCAGCAGCCGCATTTGCAGACTGTTCGTATCCTGGAACTCATCGACCATCACGTAATGATGCCGCTGCTGCACCTGGAGGCGCACATCGGCGTGCTTTTCGAGCAGCTCCACGCCCAGCACCAGCAGGTCATCGAAGTCCATCACGTTGCGTGCCCGCATCTCATTCACATAGCGCTCCATGATGGCGGCATCGGTGGACTCCTGAGCATCCCCGAGCGTGGAGCCATCATTTTTCGCTTTGCTGATGCGGGCGAGCATCACCCCGGCATCGAGG
Protein-coding regions in this window:
- a CDS encoding UvrD-helicase domain-containing protein, producing MGATTARWRWWWGEAITHLHHERGVAWAGHESPVFLRTTLHHREHAMRGTHGGEERRGMSGFTGTLNPQQREAATHIQGPLLILAGAGTGKTRVITARIAHMVNEGIHPKNILAVTFTNKASNEMRERVKGMVRDGLGKKVVIGTFHAFSARLLREFAEHLGYKKNFVIYSQAEQESLIKQILKDLLTAEESLDAGVMLARISKAKNDGSTLGDAQESTDAAIMERYVNEMRARNVMDFDDLLVLGVELLEKHADVRLQVQQRHHYVMVDEFQDTNSLQMRLLKALVPAPYHVCVVGDDDQSIYGWRGAEITNITQFENFFPNPHVVKLEENYRSTTPILHTANSLIKNNAGRRPKSLWSRNDKGDPVRIVITNDEKEESDMVAKEVESIHFAEKREWEDFAVLFRTNDQSRVLEQAFRGRKIPYRVVGARSFFDRREVKDIIAYMKVIANPHSDIDLLRIINVPARGITPSIADLARERSVEKHHSVWVALCDPDWQRQIPEKARLAVRGFITLINKYHGAANTPGTSIGQMADMLLVETQYLPWLKKGAKNPEDNIRWETGVVELVKTMHAYDEENRQDGLTGYLDQISLNDEREDKDDIEKKKGVCLITLHASKGLEFPIVYLPGIEQGILPHRRSFEEGRVDEERRLFYVGITRAKQRLTISFTRTRFKWGQKQSSAPSPFLLELDRKFVHEMDYSRHMKETVTVEENTNFFAGLRAMLADG